A genomic window from Pseudogulbenkiania sp. MAI-1 includes:
- a CDS encoding lipid A biosynthesis lauroyl acyltransferase, which translates to MKIVFALLWLLRLLPMWLIGALAWLLGSLAYALARERRRVGLINLRLCFPDMSLAERKRLIRRNFRHMIRLALEYGVCWWSSAERIRKLVTVKNLHYVTDLRTKGEDVILFYPHFVAFEMGAYRMNQDIPLVSVYSHQKNRELDAQIYKGRQRYDNCYIVSRQESLRSIIKAMRQDHAPFLYLPDQDFGPRDSIFVKFFDTDAATIPGLSRIAKLSKAHVVPVIARRVGNRFELEYYPPWENYPTDDVEADTRRMNAFLEERIREMPDQYFWLHKRFKTRPPGQPRFY; encoded by the coding sequence ATGAAGATCGTTTTCGCCCTGCTGTGGCTGCTCCGCCTGCTGCCGATGTGGCTGATCGGCGCGCTCGCCTGGCTACTCGGCAGCCTCGCCTACGCCCTGGCGCGCGAGCGGCGCCGCGTCGGCCTGATCAACCTGCGGCTGTGCTTTCCCGACATGTCGCTGGCCGAACGCAAGCGCCTGATCCGCCGCAACTTCCGCCACATGATCCGGCTCGCGCTGGAATACGGCGTATGCTGGTGGAGCTCGGCCGAGCGCATCCGCAAGCTCGTCACGGTCAAGAACCTGCACTACGTCACCGACCTGCGCACCAAGGGCGAAGACGTCATCCTGTTCTACCCCCATTTCGTCGCCTTCGAGATGGGTGCCTACCGCATGAACCAGGACATCCCGCTGGTCAGCGTCTACTCGCACCAGAAGAACCGCGAGCTCGACGCACAGATCTACAAGGGCCGCCAGCGCTACGACAACTGCTACATCGTGTCGCGCCAGGAAAGCCTGCGCTCGATCATCAAGGCGATGCGCCAGGACCACGCGCCCTTCCTCTACCTACCCGACCAGGACTTCGGCCCGCGCGACTCCATCTTCGTCAAATTCTTCGACACCGACGCCGCCACCATCCCCGGCCTGTCGCGCATCGCCAAGCTGTCCAAGGCGCACGTGGTGCCGGTGATCGCGCGCCGCGTCGGCAACCGTTTCGAACTGGAATACTACCCGCCGTGGGAAAACTACCCGACCGACGACGTCGAAGCCGACACGCGGCGCATGAACGCCTTCCTCGAGGAGCGCATCCGCGAGATGCCCGACCAGTACTTCTGGCTGCACAAGCGCTTCAAGACCCGTCCTCCGGGCCAGCCGCGCTTCTACTGA
- a CDS encoding lysophospholipid acyltransferase family protein yields the protein MATLVHFLLSLLARLPLSWLQGLGACLGRLTYHLSPRFAARLEENLRSSQIGKTYQVFQDLVKQSAAETGKGALELAIAWCREPDDIAAMVRHCSGWEHVEKALAAGHGIVFVTPHLGSYDIAGRYISSRLPFPLTAMYRPPKLAWLEPVMQAGRSRGKGKTAPATGAGVRVLMKALKSGEATIILPDQVPGNGEGVWAPFFGQPAYTMTLVPRLAQLSGVEVLLFTGERLPRGAGFAVHIEPLPEPFSGDKEQDATTLNRAVETLIRRYPAQYLWSYNRYKCPAGVSRPTPQRG from the coding sequence ATGGCAACGTTGGTCCATTTTCTGCTCTCCCTCCTCGCGCGGCTGCCACTCTCGTGGCTGCAGGGGCTGGGGGCCTGCCTGGGACGGCTTACCTATCATCTGTCCCCCCGCTTCGCGGCGAGACTGGAGGAAAATCTTAGGTCAAGTCAAATCGGCAAAACTTATCAGGTTTTCCAAGACTTAGTCAAACAATCCGCCGCAGAAACCGGCAAGGGCGCGCTGGAACTGGCCATCGCCTGGTGCCGCGAGCCGGACGACATCGCCGCCATGGTGCGCCACTGCAGCGGCTGGGAACACGTCGAGAAAGCCCTCGCCGCCGGGCACGGCATCGTCTTCGTCACACCGCACCTGGGCAGCTACGACATCGCCGGGCGCTACATCAGCTCGCGCCTGCCCTTCCCGCTCACCGCCATGTACCGTCCGCCCAAGCTCGCCTGGCTGGAACCGGTGATGCAGGCCGGGCGCAGCCGCGGCAAGGGCAAGACCGCGCCGGCCACCGGCGCCGGCGTGCGCGTGCTGATGAAGGCGTTGAAGTCCGGCGAGGCCACCATCATCCTGCCCGACCAGGTGCCGGGCAACGGCGAAGGCGTGTGGGCGCCGTTCTTCGGCCAGCCCGCCTACACCATGACGCTGGTGCCGCGCCTGGCACAGCTCTCCGGCGTCGAGGTGCTGCTGTTCACCGGCGAGCGTCTGCCCAGGGGGGCCGGTTTCGCAGTGCACATCGAACCGCTGCCGGAACCGTTCAGCGGCGACAAGGAACAGGATGCCACGACGCTCAACCGCGCCGTCGAGACCCTGATCCGCCGCTACCCCGCGCAGTACCTGTGGAGCTACAACCGTTACAAATGCCCGGCCGGCGTCAGCCGGCCCACCCCGCAACGAGGATAA
- the metK gene encoding methionine adenosyltransferase, which produces MSEYLFTSESVSEGHPDKVADQISDAILDAILREDKHARVAAETLVNTGLVVLAGEITTTANVDYIKIARETVKRIGYDNADMGFDYRGCAVLVGYDKQSPDIAQGVNEGEGLDLDQGAGDQGLMFGYACDETPTLMPFPIYYAHRLVQRQAELRKDGRLPWLRPDAKSQITCVYDSETGLPKRIDTVVLSTQHAPDIDHKALTEAVIEDIIKPVLPPEMLTAETRFLINPTGRFVIGGPQGDCGLTGRKIIVDTYGGAAPHGGGAFSGKDPSKVDRSAAYAGRYVAKNIVAAGLARQCQIQVSYAIGVAQPTSISVDTFGTNVIPNEQIVELVKQHFDLRPKGIIKELDLLRPIYSKTAAYGHFGREEPEFTWERTDKVEALRAAAGL; this is translated from the coding sequence ATGAGCGAATACCTGTTTACTTCCGAATCGGTGTCTGAAGGGCATCCGGACAAAGTAGCCGACCAGATTTCCGACGCCATCCTCGACGCCATTCTGCGCGAGGACAAGCACGCCCGTGTTGCCGCCGAGACGCTGGTGAACACCGGCCTGGTGGTGCTGGCCGGCGAGATCACTACCACCGCCAACGTCGATTACATCAAGATCGCCCGCGAAACCGTCAAGCGCATCGGCTACGACAACGCCGACATGGGCTTCGACTACCGCGGCTGCGCCGTGCTGGTGGGCTACGACAAGCAGTCGCCGGACATCGCCCAGGGTGTGAACGAAGGTGAAGGCCTCGATCTCGACCAGGGCGCCGGCGACCAGGGCTTGATGTTCGGCTACGCCTGCGACGAGACCCCGACGCTGATGCCGTTCCCGATCTACTACGCGCACCGCCTGGTGCAGCGTCAGGCCGAGCTGCGCAAGGACGGCCGCCTGCCGTGGCTGCGCCCGGACGCCAAGAGCCAGATCACCTGCGTTTACGACAGCGAGACCGGTCTGCCCAAGCGCATCGACACCGTGGTGCTGTCGACCCAGCACGCGCCGGACATCGACCACAAGGCGCTGACCGAGGCGGTGATCGAGGACATCATCAAGCCGGTGCTGCCGCCGGAGATGCTGACCGCAGAGACCCGCTTCCTGATCAACCCGACCGGCCGCTTCGTCATCGGCGGCCCGCAGGGCGACTGCGGCTTGACCGGGCGCAAGATCATCGTCGACACCTACGGCGGTGCGGCGCCGCACGGCGGTGGCGCGTTCTCCGGCAAGGACCCGTCCAAGGTCGACCGCTCGGCCGCCTACGCCGGCCGCTACGTGGCGAAGAACATCGTCGCCGCCGGTCTCGCGCGCCAGTGCCAGATCCAGGTTTCCTACGCCATCGGCGTGGCCCAGCCGACGTCGATCTCGGTGGACACCTTCGGCACCAACGTGATCCCGAACGAGCAGATCGTCGAGTTGGTGAAGCAGCACTTCGACCTGCGTCCGAAGGGCATCATCAAGGAGCTCGACCTGTTGCGCCCGATCTACAGCAAGACCGCCGCCTACGGCCATTTCGGCCGCGAAGAGCCGGAGTTCACCTGGGAGCGCACCGACAAGGTGGAGGCGCTGCGCGCCGCTGCCGGGCTGTAA
- the ahcY gene encoding adenosylhomocysteinase → MNAVADTFTDFHVADMAQADWGRKELAIAETEMPGLMALRAEYGESKPLKGARIAGSLHMTIQTGVLIETLVALGAEVRWASCNIFSTQDHAAAAIAAAGIPVFAFKGESLDEYWEFSHKIFEWPENEPANMILDDGGDATLLLMLGARAESDRSLIASPTNEEEVALYAAIARYLERDANWYSKRLKHIKGVTEETTTGVHRLYQLQKEGRLPFPAFNVNDSVTKSKFDNLYGCRESLVDGIKRATDVMIAGKIAVVLGYGDVGKGCAQSLRGLGATVWVTEIDPICALQAAMEGYRVVTMDDVCDQGDIFVTTTGNVGVITHEHMTKMRNNAIVCNIGHFDSEIEVASLRQYQWENIKPQVDHIIFPDGKRIILLAEGRLVNLGCATGHPSFVMSNSFTNQVLAQMEIFQFGEKYGKEVYVLPKHLDEKVARLHLARIGVKLTELTQQQADYISVPKEGPYKPAHYRY, encoded by the coding sequence ATGAACGCTGTGGCTGATACCTTTACCGATTTCCACGTTGCCGACATGGCACAGGCCGACTGGGGCCGCAAGGAACTGGCGATTGCCGAGACCGAGATGCCGGGCCTGATGGCGCTGCGCGCCGAGTACGGTGAATCCAAGCCGCTCAAGGGCGCGCGCATCGCCGGCTCGCTGCACATGACGATCCAGACTGGCGTGCTGATCGAGACGCTGGTGGCGCTGGGCGCCGAAGTGCGCTGGGCGTCCTGCAACATCTTCTCGACCCAGGATCACGCCGCCGCTGCCATCGCCGCGGCCGGCATCCCGGTATTCGCCTTCAAGGGCGAGTCGCTCGACGAGTACTGGGAGTTCTCGCACAAGATCTTCGAATGGCCGGAGAACGAGCCGGCCAACATGATCCTCGACGATGGCGGCGACGCCACGCTGCTGCTGATGCTGGGTGCCCGTGCCGAGAGCGACCGCTCGCTGATCGCCTCGCCGACTAACGAGGAAGAAGTGGCGCTGTACGCCGCCATCGCCCGTTACCTGGAACGGGACGCCAACTGGTACTCCAAGCGCCTGAAGCACATCAAGGGCGTGACCGAGGAGACCACCACCGGCGTGCACCGCCTGTACCAGTTGCAGAAGGAAGGCCGCCTGCCGTTCCCGGCGTTCAACGTCAACGACTCGGTGACCAAGTCCAAGTTCGACAACCTGTACGGCTGCCGCGAATCGCTGGTGGACGGGATCAAGCGCGCCACCGACGTGATGATCGCCGGCAAGATCGCCGTGGTGCTGGGTTACGGCGATGTGGGCAAGGGCTGCGCGCAGAGCTTGCGCGGCCTGGGCGCCACGGTGTGGGTGACCGAGATCGACCCGATCTGCGCGCTGCAGGCGGCGATGGAAGGCTACCGCGTGGTGACCATGGACGACGTGTGCGACCAGGGCGACATCTTCGTCACCACCACCGGCAACGTCGGCGTGATCACCCACGAGCACATGACGAAGATGCGCAACAACGCCATCGTCTGCAACATCGGCCACTTCGACAGCGAGATCGAGGTGGCGTCCCTGCGCCAGTACCAGTGGGAAAACATCAAGCCGCAGGTCGATCACATCATCTTCCCGGACGGCAAGCGCATCATCCTGCTGGCCGAAGGCCGCCTGGTGAACCTCGGCTGCGCCACCGGCCACCCGAGCTTCGTGATGTCCAACAGCTTCACCAACCAGGTGCTGGCGCAGATGGAAATCTTCCAGTTCGGCGAGAAGTACGGCAAAGAGGTCTACGTGCTGCCGAAGCACCTGGACGAGAAGGTGGCGCGCCTGCATCTGGCACGCATCGGCGTCAAGCTGACCGAGCTGACCCAGCAGCAGGCTGATTACATCAGCGTGCCGAAGGAAGGCCCGTACAAGCCGGCGCATTACCGCTATTGA
- the metF gene encoding methylenetetrahydrofolate reductase [NAD(P)H], producing MSTKPRTFSFEFFPPKTAESIAKLRTTRQQLAQFKPEFFSVTFGAGGTTREGTLATVLEIRNEGHAAAPHLSCIGSTRENIRAILNEYKSHGIRHIVALRGDLPSGMGEAGEFRYANELVAFIRAEHGDHFHIEVAAYPEFHPQARSAEDDLNNFVRKVQAGANSAMTQYFFNADAYFRFVDEVQARGVDIPIVPGIMPISNFGQLCRFSDMCGAEVPRWLRLRMQSYYDDTASIRALGLDVVTELCDRLLTGGAPGLHFYTLNQAGIVSTIWQRLGL from the coding sequence ATGAGCACCAAGCCGCGTACCTTCAGTTTCGAGTTTTTCCCGCCGAAGACGGCGGAAAGCATCGCCAAGCTGCGCACCACGCGTCAGCAGTTGGCGCAGTTCAAGCCCGAGTTCTTCTCCGTCACCTTCGGCGCCGGCGGCACCACGCGCGAGGGCACGTTGGCGACGGTGCTGGAGATCCGCAACGAGGGCCATGCCGCTGCACCGCACCTGTCGTGCATCGGCTCCACCCGCGAGAACATCCGCGCCATCCTCAACGAGTACAAGAGCCACGGCATCCGCCACATCGTGGCGCTGCGCGGCGATCTGCCGTCGGGCATGGGCGAGGCTGGCGAGTTCCGCTACGCCAACGAGCTGGTGGCGTTCATCCGCGCCGAGCATGGCGACCACTTCCACATCGAAGTGGCGGCCTACCCGGAGTTCCACCCGCAGGCGCGCTCGGCCGAGGACGACCTCAACAACTTCGTGCGCAAGGTGCAGGCCGGCGCCAATTCGGCGATGACGCAGTATTTCTTCAACGCCGACGCCTACTTCCGCTTCGTCGACGAGGTGCAGGCGCGCGGCGTGGACATCCCGATCGTGCCGGGCATCATGCCGATTTCCAACTTCGGCCAGCTGTGCCGCTTCTCCGACATGTGCGGGGCCGAAGTACCGCGCTGGCTGCGCCTGCGGATGCAGTCCTACTATGACGACACCGCTTCGATCCGCGCACTCGGCCTCGACGTGGTGACCGAACTGTGCGACCGGCTGCTGACGGGCGGCGCCCCCGGCCTGCATTTCTACACGCTGAACCAGGCCGGCATCGTGTCGACGATCTGGCAACGGCTGGGGCTGTAA
- a CDS encoding diguanylate cyclase domain-containing protein: MPRPFKSLARQLIPQLLLLGVLLGLATSAVRIGLLLQDERQQQNKMHETVQQLFVPLIAQSVWDVDLPALHRELKALARLPGIDHVVLHTRDGQTLRANASPAPRSHQIRYELPLTSELSPDKPLGTLEVVVRDRPLLATLGRELLDSLLTHLLELLVLVALLLWLLRQRFVLPLQQLTDKVRTFRPGQPVAPFSIRRRPRRWTDELDQLADSFLLMRESLNTHLREQLRYEAELKTHHDHLAALVGERTAALDRLLDFQQLIGRISSRFINIPLADVDRATELALAEIGRGMQVERSFLIGLESPWTIGSVYEWCEHGVLPTTRDFTGDDLSRLPWLTARLEADGFIGIGDTLAVPDAAGEFAATLRRYDVKSLLMVRIDYQGKAIGLFGCSMVSQPRNWDEKERQQLRLMADLLANMIMRKRQLEELEHSRQLLEQANRHLALIALNDSLTGIPNRRHFDEQKSALFARAVGRPFSALAIDIDFFKQYNDGYGHAEGDRCLCRVATEMARHFGNGDALLARTGGEEFTVLLPDCPADTAWLQAEALRLAIAALRIPHQHSSVARWVTISIGLASVVPQPGLHVATLIEQADSALYLAKSAGRNRVASHRPATAVA, from the coding sequence ATGCCGCGCCCGTTCAAATCGCTGGCACGACAGCTGATCCCGCAGTTACTGCTGCTCGGCGTGCTGCTTGGCCTGGCTACCAGCGCCGTGCGCATCGGGCTGTTGCTGCAGGATGAGCGGCAGCAGCAGAACAAGATGCACGAGACGGTGCAGCAGCTATTCGTGCCGCTGATCGCCCAGAGCGTCTGGGACGTCGACCTGCCCGCCCTGCATCGCGAACTGAAGGCGCTGGCCCGCTTGCCCGGCATCGACCACGTCGTGCTGCATACCCGTGACGGCCAGACCCTGCGCGCGAACGCCTCCCCCGCGCCCCGCTCCCATCAAATCCGCTACGAACTACCGCTGACAAGCGAGCTGAGTCCCGACAAGCCGCTGGGCACGCTGGAAGTGGTCGTCCGCGACCGTCCGCTGCTGGCCACGCTGGGCAGGGAACTGCTGGATTCGCTGCTGACACATCTGCTGGAATTGCTGGTGCTGGTCGCCCTGCTGTTGTGGCTGCTGCGGCAGCGTTTCGTCCTGCCGCTGCAGCAGCTGACCGACAAGGTACGCACCTTCCGCCCGGGACAGCCAGTGGCTCCGTTCAGCATCCGCCGCCGGCCGCGGCGCTGGACGGATGAACTCGACCAACTGGCCGACTCCTTCCTCTTGATGCGGGAGAGCCTCAACACCCACCTGCGCGAGCAGCTGCGCTACGAAGCCGAGCTGAAAACGCACCACGACCACCTTGCCGCACTGGTCGGCGAGCGCACCGCCGCGCTCGACCGGCTGCTGGACTTCCAGCAACTGATCGGCCGCATCTCCTCGCGCTTCATCAACATCCCGCTGGCCGACGTCGATCGGGCCACCGAGCTGGCGCTGGCCGAGATCGGTCGCGGCATGCAGGTGGAGCGCTCCTTCCTGATCGGCCTGGAATCTCCCTGGACCATCGGCAGCGTGTACGAATGGTGCGAGCACGGGGTGCTTCCGACCACACGCGACTTCACCGGAGACGACCTGAGCCGGCTGCCGTGGCTGACCGCCAGGCTGGAAGCCGACGGCTTCATCGGCATCGGCGACACCTTGGCCGTGCCGGACGCGGCCGGTGAATTTGCCGCCACCCTGCGCCGGTATGACGTAAAGAGCCTGTTGATGGTGCGCATCGACTATCAGGGCAAGGCCATCGGCCTGTTCGGCTGCAGCATGGTCAGCCAGCCCCGGAACTGGGACGAGAAGGAGCGACAGCAATTGCGCCTGATGGCCGATCTGCTGGCCAACATGATCATGCGCAAGCGCCAGCTGGAAGAACTGGAACACTCGCGCCAGCTATTGGAGCAGGCCAACCGCCATCTGGCGCTGATCGCACTCAACGACAGCCTCACCGGCATCCCCAACCGACGCCACTTCGACGAGCAGAAGTCCGCGCTGTTCGCCCGTGCCGTCGGGCGCCCCTTCTCGGCGTTGGCGATCGACATCGATTTCTTCAAGCAATACAACGACGGCTACGGCCATGCCGAAGGCGACCGCTGCCTGTGCCGGGTGGCGACCGAAATGGCGCGCCACTTCGGCAACGGCGACGCCCTGCTCGCCCGCACCGGTGGCGAGGAGTTCACCGTGCTGCTGCCGGACTGCCCGGCCGACACGGCCTGGCTGCAGGCGGAAGCGCTACGCCTGGCGATAGCCGCGCTGCGCATCCCGCACCAGCACTCCAGCGTGGCGCGCTGGGTCACCATCAGCATCGGTCTCGCCAGCGTCGTGCCGCAGCCCGGGCTGCACGTCGCGACGCTGATCGAGCAGGCCGACAGCGCGCTCTACCTGGCCAAGTCGGCCGGGCGCAACCGCGTGGCAAGCCATCGGCCCGCCACTGCGGTGGCATGA
- a CDS encoding ABC transporter substrate-binding protein, translated as MPRRWFGVLLPLICWLLPQPTLAFSVAFVNPGRHDEPYWLSASQAMQAAARDLDIELEVLYAERDHLKMIDLVRQVTARSQKPDYLIVVNEKLVAPAMLRLANAARLPTLLAYNELSPEQRAEIGRPRRQLRYWLGSLAPDNEQAGYDSLEALIAAARQRGLLNAPAELLMISGDPATPASVERLRGAQQALAAYPQVRLVQVVNGMWQRERAYQQANWLLARHPRTRLIWTANDLMAFGVRQSLQEYGRQPGRDVLIATVNNSQEVMRARIDGEISALSGGHFLTGAWALVMLYDYAHGKDFATEGLELRKPIFGLITPAMAQRYLDKFAGNDFDGIGFRRFSRRLNPTLRHYDFRFQRVLE; from the coding sequence GTGCCCCGTCGCTGGTTCGGGGTCCTGCTGCCGCTGATATGCTGGCTGCTGCCGCAGCCCACCCTCGCCTTCAGCGTGGCCTTCGTCAACCCGGGACGGCACGACGAGCCCTACTGGCTAAGCGCCAGCCAGGCCATGCAGGCCGCCGCGCGTGATCTCGACATCGAGCTGGAAGTGCTCTACGCCGAACGCGACCATCTGAAGATGATCGATCTGGTGCGCCAGGTCACGGCGCGCTCGCAGAAGCCCGATTACCTGATCGTGGTCAACGAGAAGCTGGTCGCTCCGGCCATGCTGCGGCTCGCCAACGCTGCCCGCCTCCCCACCCTGCTCGCCTACAACGAACTCTCGCCCGAGCAGCGCGCCGAGATCGGCCGCCCGCGCCGGCAACTGCGCTACTGGCTGGGTTCGCTGGCGCCGGACAACGAACAGGCCGGATACGACTCGCTCGAGGCCCTGATTGCCGCCGCCCGCCAGCGCGGCCTGCTGAACGCCCCGGCCGAACTGCTGATGATTTCCGGCGACCCCGCCACCCCGGCCTCGGTGGAGCGGCTGCGCGGCGCGCAACAGGCGCTGGCCGCCTACCCCCAGGTGCGGTTGGTTCAGGTGGTCAACGGCATGTGGCAGCGCGAACGAGCCTACCAACAAGCCAACTGGCTGTTGGCGCGCCATCCCCGCACCCGGCTGATCTGGACCGCCAACGACCTGATGGCGTTCGGCGTGCGTCAGAGCCTGCAGGAATACGGCCGGCAGCCCGGCCGCGACGTGCTGATCGCCACCGTCAACAACTCGCAGGAAGTGATGCGCGCCCGCATCGACGGCGAGATCAGCGCGCTCAGCGGCGGGCACTTCCTGACCGGGGCGTGGGCACTGGTCATGCTCTACGACTACGCCCACGGCAAGGACTTCGCCACCGAGGGGCTGGAGTTGAGGAAGCCGATCTTCGGCCTGATCACCCCAGCCATGGCGCAACGCTATCTCGATAAATTCGCCGGCAACGACTTCGACGGCATCGGCTTCCGGCGCTTCTCGCGCCGGCTGAACCCGACGCTCCGGCATTACGATTTCCGCTTCCAGCGGGTGCTGGAGTAA
- a CDS encoding Lrp/AsnC family transcriptional regulator — MPDITLDKTDLRILAELQLNGRLSNVELAERIALSPSPCLRRLKQLEESGVIRQYVALLDPARIGLGLQAFVRVMLEKRGNLDLFIEAVQRWPEVINCYAMTGEMDYLLQVYFEDMEHFSRFVMDQLLQQPGIQDVKSSFVLKEFKRTAALPLEHLKGG; from the coding sequence ATGCCAGACATCACCCTAGACAAGACAGATCTGAGAATCCTTGCCGAACTCCAGCTCAACGGCCGTCTGAGCAACGTCGAGTTGGCCGAACGCATCGCGCTCTCCCCGTCGCCCTGCCTGCGTCGCCTCAAGCAGCTGGAGGAATCCGGCGTCATCCGCCAGTACGTGGCACTGCTCGACCCAGCCCGCATCGGCCTGGGCCTGCAAGCCTTCGTACGCGTCATGCTGGAGAAGCGCGGCAACCTGGACCTGTTCATTGAAGCCGTGCAACGCTGGCCCGAGGTCATCAATTGCTACGCCATGACCGGCGAGATGGACTACCTGCTGCAGGTCTACTTCGAGGACATGGAGCACTTCTCGCGCTTCGTGATGGACCAGCTGCTGCAGCAGCCCGGCATCCAGGACGTCAAGTCGAGCTTCGTGCTGAAGGAATTCAAGCGCACCGCCGCCCTGCCACTCGAGCATCTGAAGGGCGGCTGA
- a CDS encoding phenylalanine 4-monooxygenase, protein MYTAEAARERADMQLSALPSELDIHKAAVPDYTDIEHHTWATLLSNQWAVLPGRACNEFLAGLSLIDFPTERIPRLADISDRIEASTGWRLTRVDGIVPDKEFFELLAQRIFPSTDFIRKPEEIGYTPAPDMFHDLLGHAPLLSNPRFASFFERFGRAGVKAFESEHPGRVWLPRIYWYTVEFGLIRNPEGLRIYGAGILSSPNEVLYSLSDKTRKVDFDIGLIAETSYDIWHMQDQLFVIDSFDQLENEFARWTEQNGLA, encoded by the coding sequence ATGTACACCGCAGAAGCGGCGCGTGAGCGCGCGGACATGCAGTTGTCCGCCTTGCCGTCCGAACTGGACATTCACAAGGCGGCGGTGCCGGATTATACCGATATCGAGCACCATACCTGGGCCACGCTGCTGAGCAACCAGTGGGCGGTGCTGCCGGGCAGGGCCTGCAACGAATTCCTGGCGGGGCTGTCCCTGATCGACTTTCCCACGGAGCGCATCCCGCGCCTGGCCGACATCAGCGACCGCATCGAGGCCTCCACCGGCTGGCGCCTGACCCGGGTCGACGGCATCGTGCCGGACAAGGAGTTCTTCGAGTTGTTGGCGCAGCGCATCTTCCCGTCCACCGACTTCATCCGCAAGCCCGAGGAGATCGGCTATACCCCGGCGCCGGACATGTTCCACGACCTGCTGGGGCATGCGCCGCTGTTGTCCAACCCGCGTTTCGCCTCGTTCTTCGAGCGTTTCGGCCGAGCCGGTGTCAAGGCTTTCGAGAGCGAACATCCCGGCCGCGTCTGGCTGCCGCGCATCTACTGGTACACCGTCGAGTTCGGCCTGATCCGCAACCCGGAAGGCTTGCGCATCTACGGCGCCGGCATCCTGTCCTCGCCCAACGAGGTGCTCTACAGCCTGTCGGACAAGACGCGCAAGGTCGACTTCGACATCGGGCTGATCGCCGAGACTTCGTACGACATCTGGCACATGCAGGATCAGCTGTTCGTGATCGACAGTTTCGACCAATTGGAAAACGAATTCGCCCGCTGGACCGAACAGAACGGTCTGGCTTGA
- the hppD gene encoding 4-hydroxyphenylpyruvate dioxygenase: MKMETMTGNPLATDGFEFVEFTAPKEEELEHLRQLFLSLGFTEIARHRSKNVRLFRQGDINFILNGERSQPASEFGKVHGPSACAMAWRVKDAAKAYEYALEHGALPYERPIGCMELNIPAVGGIGGSALYFVDRYGDEHNIYDVDFVPLEGVDQHPVGVGLKEIDHLTHNVMRGNMDKWAGFYESIGNFKEIRYFDIEGKLTGLVSRAMTSPCGKIRIPINESSDDKSQIEEFLRAYHGEGIQHIALSTDDIYHTVETLKAAGTRFLDTPDTYYDKVDERVPGHGEDLERLRKNRILVDGAPVEGAGILLQIFTETVIGPIFFEIIQRKGNEGFGEGNFKALFESIEEDQIRRGVLKAD; the protein is encoded by the coding sequence ATGAAGATGGAAACCATGACCGGCAACCCGCTCGCTACCGACGGCTTCGAATTCGTCGAGTTCACCGCGCCGAAGGAAGAAGAGCTGGAACATCTGCGCCAGCTTTTCCTGTCGCTGGGGTTTACCGAAATCGCCCGCCATCGCAGCAAGAACGTGCGGCTGTTCCGCCAGGGCGACATCAACTTCATCTTGAACGGCGAGCGCAGCCAGCCTGCTAGCGAGTTCGGCAAGGTGCACGGCCCGTCGGCCTGCGCCATGGCTTGGCGCGTGAAGGACGCGGCCAAGGCCTACGAGTATGCGCTGGAGCACGGAGCCCTGCCGTATGAGCGCCCGATCGGCTGCATGGAGCTCAACATCCCGGCGGTCGGCGGTATCGGCGGTTCGGCGCTGTACTTCGTCGACCGCTACGGCGACGAACACAATATCTACGACGTCGATTTCGTGCCGCTGGAGGGAGTGGACCAGCACCCGGTCGGCGTCGGGCTCAAGGAGATCGACCACCTCACCCACAACGTGATGCGCGGCAACATGGACAAGTGGGCCGGCTTCTACGAGAGCATCGGCAATTTCAAGGAAATCCGCTACTTCGACATCGAGGGCAAGCTGACTGGACTGGTGTCGCGGGCGATGACGAGCCCGTGCGGCAAGATCCGCATCCCGATCAACGAGTCGTCCGACGACAAGAGCCAGATCGAGGAATTCCTGCGCGCCTATCACGGAGAGGGCATCCAGCACATCGCGCTGTCCACCGACGACATCTACCACACGGTGGAAACGCTGAAGGCCGCCGGCACGCGCTTCCTCGACACGCCGGACACCTACTACGACAAGGTCGACGAGCGCGTGCCGGGGCATGGCGAAGACCTCGAGCGGCTGCGCAAGAACCGCATCCTGGTCGACGGCGCGCCGGTGGAAGGCGCGGGCATCCTGCTGCAGATCTTCACCGAGACGGTGATCGGGCCGATCTTCTTCGAGATCATCCAGCGCAAGGGCAACGAGGGTTTCGGTGAGGGCAACTTCAAGGCCTTGTTCGAGTCGATCGAGGAAGACCAGATCAGGCGCGGCGTGTTGAAGGCCGACTGA